A region from the Sorex araneus isolate mSorAra2 chromosome 6, mSorAra2.pri, whole genome shotgun sequence genome encodes:
- the LOC105943540 gene encoding interferon-induced very large GTPase 1-like, producing the protein MSQSSSLSDLQESQKKSSEEKKKQAEQILKELRDMLTEGRQGQEEAVRRKEEELRQAMEIPIEIWPSLEKSLKEVIENMLKQLNSAEQTLPQTQNLPAKELVSLASGGLALQGIYKTRFQSDLLQRREELLSVPEEFLLFGPEQGTRMETKEFTSSQEESIFTQKIEKLGLSASTIGKGSGWGCSLEAGMDHSQHSESTETKQLHSEHSYFCSTKFMYVPLVSCHFPRDQLQLSKAALQELKCIENLLSHLAGPDRVHVLRSRTENFFERFGSHANEGPLHLGGIYWWKAVSQGFKSEQLRKVKEKSVEMLNAYIRGSYGGFGMTAAAGGDVSSSHSDASSQNTVSKNLKTRVQLSITQTGGPLETNSLIQWKSGLIASNQTWCVIDRGLQLVPIWEIILSNHEDDFTDNFQVATCLIENYNHLTGLTAQIPAGEYLLSAQKEARDFLETVKSWEVSDPEEQLKQLIDFMQLLSRREKGYSCWISMCLADWSLQNFLVNTVNLCKNSSTNNNQFIKSQLRRLLDPHIYSVKNFPQKHSIMKWLFQSESEQEDINITQFSELIKVLKKTQSGLMEEEAKSKSPEEVEEAQRQATYKVCVSLGCILNHLQETQQPDTQLLLLSIAVCVGYNVVNNTFQHLLGSEELSFVLNEMQVAHNKHQELQNICNYRAQAFLVLTGLTATFGVTAVSPEEKSQRLALIREYIGHVLTAEVAHVLNNFVIYDWENLEKDLRLLISGDCAATMSSVNMDDVRKDLQNLLYEKKPSNETDNTDKYVFEVHKNRILLELLQRLGLTDKFPQKMTRADFHLIYKMSVHNNKPSNEQELPFHFLQKLLMLDYGLRYLICDNDQEIESQISSVTLNHGNETFDPFEDDFEDSDNAISATISRANIHPMDIQMSILHCADDFARQYILGKLSICQFALPLLVPNPCNSQIEFYLWSLSQIRRSWQQRKKSPNENNNFNNQQMCKVPTSIVTFIRIGNGLCASKSQIMNCLLSQRKHDIFFHRHCKGSSKDCLLMGGVVEICWFCPAGQEEDRFDSCLTFANLHGNAKEYQQQLTFLQEVSSVLVILMATSDDNEENRNCVRHLCQSSKPFILLYDDKENMAKISGQRVKIGIKNRNEAELAKELTTTIKNLLNYSHSPHSLEDCALIARKQGFFIDEDQRDCKEAKEKAGFLLSLLEEIEITQIKERLLPLQGQLWHDWCKRDKELYHLTEKGNQSIEQHKSETETEKRKIRQKQLQKAFPLNRLMKEFLQFLRLSETHTRLYFLQWLTVFLDKLTAPYLETLNAKKKSLWSEVQTEKHKSSKSNVRKYLENDVKAISQKINDCSLGIEHILREVGQIYEVLEESSFFKTMETLYLSLPQIAAELMISGVPIELMDGEASYVPLKWVAAVFDKVIEKLGDKRLFVLSTLGIQSSGKSTLLNALFGLQFTVSAGRCTQGAYMQLLKVEETFGEELGFDYLLVVDTEGLRAPELSNKSQHHDNELATFVIGLANLTLINIFGENPSEMQDILQITVQAFLRMKKVKISPSCLFVHQNVGEVTAKDQTMEGRRRFEQRLDEMAAAAAEQEQCSDITCFSDVIKFDVSTQVHYFAHLWDGNPPMAPPNPRYSHNVQELKYQILKTAKQQSRRSIMKISDVKMRVQDLWRALLSENFIFSFRNTQEVLAMSKLETMYNCWNWDLRRHILGLHDQLMNQIQNGKLQTLGESMFESQVSKHYDDIKQKMEKYFKDDPDSEILIQWKVSFESKLRLLKDALISDVQKKVKEMASFKRNQEKLGSKLSTYEKEIVKKSQQLALTVKGRELSTEELYLKFDQLWKTWIYDVTSKQHPIKKPDIDKDSEDILLHYFNKENNIVEIIKNYCGESFQIQYDKHVQMKKKYFNMKTLKLEAQDEESISMTTARIVSRFNETLDRVQKQHHDYNSYYFHEILRVIDEEVKSVSTHERYTFKTEYKIDLALSLFKKASETFKEIHRAFKEANDPVNYLERKKNEFFMSFKISCEGATNIKTSVDFLWSKLIPAVSTTLWRRVVRQMVGHIRGTCPEFNANRSNLEKHILISLAEEENFDSYWKYLHDPRSFIKSFIVSQVQKYYSGEGSEKMKSSLKQNLDDIKEIIRSAIYDSIEIAKDRNSNETASEWLNLFCDSLGSDFAFPRKDLISIEHQEIKDLAFLKDAMSGALDPAMEDLEQKCLSTNKENVMSEISDILSELLCGCWEQCPFCGAICTNTIPTHDGDHSVPFHRSKTLTGRRWHETDQFSIDFCTTSVASDCYFYVDDKRKFPYKSYRDAGGVYATWSITPDLSTQPYWKWFVCHFRSKLEEKYKLKFEGLGQIPDTWYSITKQNVLDDLRKQ; encoded by the coding sequence ATGTCTCAGTCAAGTAGCCTTTCAGATTTACAGGAATCTCAGAAAAAATCttcagaggaaaagaagaagcagGCAGAGCAGATACTAAAGGAGTTAAGAGACATGCTGACTGAAGGGAGGCAAGGACAGGAAGAGGCAGtaaggagaaaagaggaagaactgAGGCAAGCAATGGAGATCCCCATTGAGATTTGGCCATCCTTGGAAAAATCACTTAAAGAAGTCATAGAAAACATGCTGAAACAACTCAACTCCGCAGAGCAGACactgccccaaacccaaaacctccCAGCTAAAGAGTTGGTGAGCTTGGCGTCTGGAGGGCTGGCCCTGCAGGGAATTTATAAAACTCGCTTCCAAAGTGACCTGCTACAAAGGAGAGAGGAGCTACTCAGTGTCCCCGAAGAATTCTTACTCTTTGGGCCTGAGCAGGGCACACGTATGGAAACAAAGGAATTTACATCTTCTCAAGAAGAATCCATCTTcacacagaaaatagaaaagctagGACTCAGTGCATCTACCATAGGCAAAGGCAGTGGCTGGGGATGTAGTTTGGAAGCTGGAATGGATCACAGCCAACATTCAGAATCCACGGAAACCAAGCAGTTGCATTCTGAGCACTCTTATTTCTGCTCCACCAAGTTCATGTATGTCCCACTGGTCTCCTGCCACTTTCCCCGTGATCAACTCCAGCTCTCCAAGGCAGCTCTTCAGGAATTGAAGTGCATTGAAAACCTTCTCAGTCACCTGGCAGGCCCAGACAGAGTCCATGTTCTGAGGAGCAGGACTGAAAATTTCTTCGAGAGGTTTGGATCTCATGCAAATGAAGGTCCTCTACACCTGGGAGGAATCTACTGGTGGAAGGCCGTTTCACAGGGTTTCAAAAGTGAGCAGCTgaggaaagtgaaagaaaagtcagtAGAAATGCTAAATGCTTACATAAGAGGCAGCTACGGTGGCTTTGGCATGACTGCTGCTGCAGGAGGAGATGTGTCATCCTCTCATTCTGACGCATCCTCTCAGAATACAGTCTCCAAAAACCTCAAAACAAGGGTACAATTATCTATAACCCAGACAGGTGGCCCACTAGAAACAAATAGCCTTATTCAGTGGAAATCTGGCCTCATTGCCAGTAATCAGACCTGGTGTGTCATTGACAGGGGGCTTCAATTGGTACCCATTTGGGAAATCATTCTGTCCAACCATGAAGATGATTTTACGGATAATTTTCAGGTAGCTACTTGCCTGATAGAGAACTATAATCACTTGACTGGACTCACTGCCCAGATCCCAGCAGGAGAATATTTGCTGAGTGCTCAAAAGGAGGCTAGGGATTTCCTAGAGACTGTGAAATCCTGGGAGGTATCTGACCCAGAAGAGCAACTTAAGCAACTGATAGATTTCATGCAACTGTTGTCTAGAAGAGAGAAAGGATACAGCTGCTGGATTAGCATGTGCCTTGCAGATTGGAGTCTGCAGAATTTTCTGGTAAATACTGTCAATTTGTGCAAAAATTCTTCCACTAACAACAATCAATTTATTAAGTCTCAGTTGCGCAGGCTTCTGGATCCTCATATCTACAGTGTGAAAAACTTTCCCCAGAAACATTCCATAATGAAGTGGCTCTTCCAATCAGAATCAGAACAAGAGGATATCAATATCACTCAATTTTCTGAGTTAATAAAAGtactaaaaaaaacccaaagtggtCTCATGGAAGAAGAAGCCAAATCGAAGTCCCCAGAAGAAGTGGAGGAAGCTCAAAGACAGGCCACTTATAAAGTCTGTGTGTCCCTTGGCTGCATCTTGAATCACCTCCAAGAAACACAGCAGCCAGACACACAGCTCTTGCTGCTTTCCATTGCAGTTTGTGTAGGATATAATGTGGTTAACAATACTTTTCAGCATCTTCTGGGGAGTGAGGAATTATCTTTTGTACTGAATGAAATGCAAGTTGCCCATAATAAACACCAGGAGCTCCAAAATATTTGCAACTACAGGGCTCAGGCTTTCCTGGTGCTTACAGGTTTGACAGCTACTTTTGGAGTCACAGCTGTTTCTCCAGAAGAGAAATCACAACGGTTGGCACTGATTAGAGAGTACATTGGACATGTGTTGACTGCAGAAGTTGCCCATGTCCTTAACAACTTTGTGATCTATGattgggaaaacctagagaaagaCTTGAGATTGCTTATAAGTGGAGACTGTGCTGCCACCATGTCTTCAGTGAATATGGATGATGTGAGGAAAGACTTACAGAATCTCCTCTATGAAAAGAAGCCATCCAATGAAACAGATAACACTGACAAGTATGTGTTCGAGGTCCACAAAAATAGAATTCTTCTAGAATTACTCCAGCGTCTAGGCCTAACAGATAAGTTTCCCCAAAAGATGACCAGGGCTGATTTCCATTTGATCTACAAGATGTCTGTGCACAATAACAaacccagcaatgaacaggaaCTCCCCTTTCATTTTTTGCAGAAGTTACTAATGCTAGATTATGGACTGAGATACCTGATTTGTGACAATGACCAAGAAATAGAGAGTCAAATCTCTTCAGTCACATTAAATCATGGTAATGAGACTTTTGATCCCTTTGAAGATGATTTTGAAGACAGTGACAATGCCATTTCAGCAACCATTTCCAGAGCCAATATCCACCCAATGGACATTCAGATGTCAATTCTTCACTGTGCAGATGATTTTGCCAGACAGTATATTTTGGGAAAACTTTCCATTTGTCAATTTGCCCTCCCCCTTCTTGTGCCCAATCCCTGCAATTCTCAAATTGAATTTTATCTTTGGTCTCTCAGTCAAATTAGGAGAAGCTggcagcaaagaaaaaaatcaccaaatgagAACAACAATTTCAATAATCAGCAGATGTGCAAAGTTCCTACTTCCATTGTAACTTTTATTAGAATTGGAAATGGCTTGTGTGCTTCCAAATCTCAGATCATGAACTGCCTTCTCAGTCAACGGAAACATGATATCTTTTTTCACAGACATTGCAAAGGGAGCAGCAAGGACTGTCTCTTGATGGGGGGTGTGGTAGAAATCTGCTGGTTCTGTCCTGCAGGGCAAGAAGAGGACAGGTTTGACAGTTGCTTGACCTTTGCCAATCTTCATGGAAATGCAAAAGAATATCAGCAGCAGCTCACATTCCTACAAGAAGTCTCTTCTGTCCTTGTGATTCTTATGGCAACTTCTGATGACAATGAAGAAAACCGAAACTGTGTTCGTCACCTGTGTCAGTCATCAAAACCTTTCATCTTGTTATAtgatgataaagaaaatatggccaAGATTTCTGGCCAAAGAGTGAAAATTGGTATCAAAAATAGAAACGAAGCAGAATTAGCAAAGGAACTCACAACTACTATTAAAAACTTGTTAAACTACTCTCACTCCCCTCACAGTTTAGAAGACTGTGCCCTTATTGCTCGTAAACAAGGATTCTTTATTGATGAAGACCAGAGAGACTGCAAAGAAGCCAAAGAAAAGGCAGGGTTTTTATTGAGCCTTCTAGAAGAAATCGAAATAACTCAGATTAAGGAACGTTTACTACCCCTTCAGGGACAACTGTGGCATGATTGGTGCAAAAGAGACAAAGAACTCTATCATCTGACAGAAAAGGGGAATCAAAGCATTGAACAACAcaagagtgagacagagacagagaaacgaAAAATTAGGCAGAAACAATTGCAAAAGGCCTTCCCACTCAACCGTTTAATGAAAGAATTCCTTCAATTTCTAAGACTTTCAGAAACTCACACCAGATTATACTTCTTGCAATGGCTGACTGTGTTTTTGGACAAACTAACTGCACCATACCTGGAAACCCTTAATGCAAAGAAAAAGAGCTTATGGTCTGAAGTACAAACGGAAAAGCATAAGTCATCCAAGAGTAATGTCCGGAAATACTTAGAAAATGATGTCAAAGCAATCTCCCAAAAGATTAATGACTGTAGCTTGGGAATTGAGCATATTCTCAGGGAAGTTGGTCAAATATATGAAGTTCTAGAAGAGAGTTCCTTCTTCAAAACTATGGAGACACTTTACCTCTCCCTACCACAGATCGCTGCAGAGTTGATGATATCTGGGGTTCCCATTGAGTTGATGGATGGGGAAGCTTCCTACGTGCCTCTAAAGTGGGTGGCAGCTGTTTTCGATAAGGTCATTGAGAAACTTGGAGACAAAAGGCTGTTTGTTCTCTCTACGCTAGGTATACAGAGTTCAGGAAAATCCACCCTCCTCAATGCTCTTTTTGGCCTACAGTTCACTGTCAGTGCTGGGAGGTGCACCCAGGGAGCTTACATGCAACTCCTAAAGGTGGAGGAGACATTTGGAGAGGAACTCGGATTTGATTATTTACTTGTCGTGGACACAGAAGGACTTCGGGCCCCAGAACTAAGCAACAAATCCCAACATCATGACAACGAGTTGGCAACTTTTGTCATTGGACTTGCCAACTTGACTCTGATCAATATTTTTGGGGAAAACCCATCTGAAATGCAAGATATTCTACAAATAACTGTGCAAGCTTTTCTGAGgatgaaaaaagtgaaaatctCTCCAAGTTGTCTATTTGTTCATCAAAATGTAGGGGAAGTTACAGCCAAAGATCAAACCATGGAAGGACGAAGGAGGTTTGAGCAGAGACTAGATGAAATGGCAGCTGCAGCAGCTGAACAAGAGCAGTGTTCGGATATCACCTGCTTTAGTGATGTCATTAAGTTTGATGTCAGCACTCAAGTCCACTATTTTGCCCATCTCTGGGATGGCAATCCCCCAATGGCCCCTCCTAATCCTCGCTACAGTCACAATGTTCAGGAACTCAAGTATCAGATTCTCAAAACCGCCAAACAGCAATCCAGGAGAAGCATCATGAAGATATCAGATGTAAAAATGAGAGTTCAAGATCTGTGGAGAGCCCTGTTGAGTGAGAACTTTATTTTCAGCTTTAGGAACACCCAAGAAGTCCTGGCCATGAGCAAACTGGAAACCATGTATAACTGCTGGAATTGGGACTTAAGGCGTCATATACTAGGCTTGCATGACCAGCTCATGAACCAGATTCAGAATGGAAAATTACAGACTCTTGGAGAAAGCATGTTTGAGTCTCAAGTTTCAAAACATTATGATGACAtcaagcagaaaatggaaaaatattttaaggatgaTCCAGACAGTGAAATTCTGATTCAGTGGAAAGTAAGCTTTGAAAGTAAGCTAAGACTTTTGAAAGATGCCCTCATTTCAGATGtccaaaaaaaagtcaaagaaatggccagttttaaaagaaatcaagaaaagttGGGTAGCAAATTGTCAACTTATGAAaaggaaatagtgaaaaaaagTCAACAGTTGGCCTTGACTGTCAAGGGCCGAGAGTTAAGTACTGAAGAACTGTATCTAAAATTTGATCAGCTTTGGAAAACCTGGATCTATGATGTAACATCAAAGCAGCATCCTATTAAAAAGCCTGATATTGATAAGGATTCTGAAGATATCCTTCTTCATTACTTCAACAAAGAGAATAACATAGTGGAGATCATTAAGAATTATTGTGGAGAAAGTTTTCAAATCCAATATGACAAGCATGtccaaatgaagaagaaatatttcaatatGAAGACTCTGAAATTAGAGGCCCAAGATGAAGAATCCATAAGTATGACTACTGCACGCATAGTCTCAAGATTTAATGAAACTCTTGACAGAGTTCAGAAGCAGCACCATGACTACAATTCCTATTATTTCCATGAAATTCTGAGAGTAATAGATGAGGAGGTGAAATCTGTATCCACCCACGAAAGATACACTTTTAAAACTGAATATAAAATTGATTTGGCTTTGAGTTTATTTAAAAAGGCCTCAGAGACTTTTAAGGAGATACACAGGGCATTCAAAGAAGCAAATGATCCTGTAAACtatctggaaagaaagaaaaatgagttctTTATGAGTTTTAAGATATCTTGCGAAGGAGCAACCAACATCAAAACGTCTGTTGATTTTCTGTGGAGCAAACTCATTCCTGCTGTCTCTACAACCTTGTGGAGAAGAGTGGTTCGTCAGATGGTTGGGCACATTCGAGGAACCTGCCCTGAATTCAATGCTAACAGGTCTAACCTGGAGAAACATATCCTCATCTCTCTGGCAGAAGAAGAAAACTTTGATAGTTACTGGAAATATCTACATGATCCACGATCCTTCATTAAAAGTTTCATTGTGAGTCAAGTTCAAAAATATTACTCAGGTGAAGGaagtgaaaaaatgaagtcaagttTGAAACAAAATTTAGATGACATCAAGGAAATCATCCGCTCAGCCATTTATGATTCCATAGAAATTGCTAAAGATAGAAACAGCAATGAGACCGCATCAGAGTGGTTGAATTTGTTCTGTGATAGTCTAGGGAGTGACTTCGCCTTTCCAAGAAAAGACCTGATAAGCATTGAACACCAAGAGATAAAAGATCTTGCTTTTCTCAAAGATGCCATGAGTGGTGCTTTGGATCCCGCAATGGAGGACTTGGAACAAAAATGCTTAAGTACTAATAAGGAGAATGTGATGTCTGAAATCAGTGACATTCTTTCTGAACTTCTCTGTGGCTGCTGGGAACAGTGTCCCTTCTGTGGAGCAATTTGTACGAACACAATCCCTACACACGATGGAGACCACAGTGTTCCCTTCCATCGTTCAAAGACTCTCACTGGGCGGAGATGGCATGAAACAGACCAATTTTCCATTGACTTCTGTACTACATCAGTAGCAAGTGACTGTTACTTTTATGTGgatgataaaagaaaatttccataTAAGTCCTATCGAGATGCAGGAGGGGTTTATGCCACATGGAGCATCACTCCAGACTTGTCCACCCAGCCATACTGGAAATGGTTTGTCTGTCACTTCAGATCTAAGCTAGAAGAAAAATACAAGTTAAAATTTGAAGGTTTGGGCCAAATTCCTGATACATGGTACAGCATCACAAAACAGAATGTGCTTGATGATTTGAGAAAACAATAA